One genomic segment of Tripterygium wilfordii isolate XIE 37 chromosome 9, ASM1340144v1, whole genome shotgun sequence includes these proteins:
- the LOC120005852 gene encoding transcription factor CPC-like — protein MGGLQHTSQDPSEDSTKDAKDEKSELEFSEDEVSLVARMFSLVGKRWGLIAGRIPGRSAEEIKKYWTSKYSISSSER, from the exons atgggTGGCTTGCAACATACATCTCAAGACCCTAGTGAAGATAGCACTAAAG aTGCAAAAGATGAGAAATCCGAGCTGGAGTTCTCAGAAGATGAAGTCAGTCTCGTTGCCAGAATGTTTAGCTTGGTTGGAAAGAG GTGGGGTTTGATTGCTGGGAGAATACCAGGAAGAAGTGCAGAAGAGATTAAGAAGTATTGGACTTCAAAGTATAGCATCTCATCAAGTGAACGATGA